In uncultured Methanobrevibacter sp., the genomic window TGAAATAACATCAAGTGAACCAGTTAAAAATTCTCCACCAGGAATATTTAAAGCCATATTTTTTCACCAAAAAATTTATTCAAGAATGGTTCGTCCCCTTCTATTTAATACAAAACCTCCTGCGATTAGAATAGCAAAAGCCAAAATAATCATCAGAATGTCCTGAGGAGAACCAAGAGTTACAGGAGTTGTGGTTTTTGATAATGCTCCTGCAATGTTTGGAATCACAATAGCTGAAAGAAGGAAGTATGCTCCTAACAAAAGCATAAAATTGCCTAAAACAACTGGATAAGGCTTTGAAATGTAGCCTACAATTGTATTTGAAGCAATATAAGTTACAACCATCACTCCAACTAAAGCTGCTGCTGCATACCAACTTAAATTAAGTGAACTGACACCTATTGTCGGTGCAACAATCAAAACACTTGCAATAATTGAACCAAAACAACATGGACAAGGAGCAATAATGGCTAGAGAAGTCGCAGTAGATGTATTTTTATCATGTATTTTCCATTCTCTTATTGTAAATAAACCTGCTATAATCATAATTGAAGCCATAATAATGTAAAATATAGTATTATAGCTGTAGATAGCCTGAATCAGCTGATCAGCAAACAGAGAAGCAATAGCTGAAATTACAACAACCCCTCCACCGTATGCTATACAGATTACAGCAAATAATTTCTTAGGCAAATTAGCCAAACCAGATGCGAGTCCAATTTTTACTCCAAAAACAATGACTGACGCAAAAATACCAACTTGCCACAATACACTCATCATATCCATATTAATTTCTCCACATCAAATTAAATTTAAAATTTTACAATTTAATATTACTCTAATAAAGTATATATATTTTATAAGATGCCGATAAGAAAACTTACTAACATCAATATTATATTTAACATCATCGTTAAAAAAGGTAATACTTATTTTTTTAATTTCATATAAACACCGACACCAACTCCAATTATCACACCAATAATCAAACCTGAAATCAAAGGAACAATGAAATTTGAATTATTGTCAGAATGAACCTCCACAGTATTAATCTTATTT contains:
- a CDS encoding DUF2162 domain-containing protein, which encodes MDMMSVLWQVGIFASVIVFGVKIGLASGLANLPKKLFAVICIAYGGGVVVISAIASLFADQLIQAIYSYNTIFYIIMASIMIIAGLFTIREWKIHDKNTSTATSLAIIAPCPCCFGSIIASVLIVAPTIGVSSLNLSWYAAAALVGVMVVTYIASNTIVGYISKPYPVVLGNFMLLLGAYFLLSAIVIPNIAGALSKTTTPVTLGSPQDILMIILAFAILIAGGFVLNRRGRTILE